The following are encoded in a window of Diorhabda sublineata isolate icDioSubl1.1 chromosome 5, icDioSubl1.1, whole genome shotgun sequence genomic DNA:
- the LOC130444627 gene encoding TOG array regulator of axonemal microtubules protein 1-like — protein MSPTIASQSKNQSLQIKSIEKLIVPSRRARSISPRLHHKLIKTRASSSINVPFIDKSEASLRPGLKIHSYNDIGSKGELSTSSTETALSQALWKLRNPDWNKSLRGLADIIELCEYLGPESIRPHMTIINQRLTELIKSPRSHVSRSSCQAVGHIFKYIKDTRGPEFNELIDTLLCKCADSSKFIRHDANSALDCMVIHIPTFHAIRALCAKGPEHKNPLVRTATARLIVCATILAQPQNILHPQSNEYTRRRIILSMVGFLDDRHSEVRKYGERLYKILSKDRIFDFYLNKYLERDVVFKMKKIIKMN, from the exons ATGTCGCCTACCATAGCTAGCCAAAGTAAAAATCAAAGTTTACAAATTAAATCTATCGAAAAACTTATCGTCCCCTCGAGACGAGCCAGATCGATCAGTCCAAGGTTGCAtcataaattaatcaaaactCGGGCGAGTTCGTCAATCAACGTGCCGTTCATAGATAAAAGCGAAGCTTCCTTACGACCCGGACTCAAAATACATTCGTACAAT GATATAGGTTCGAAAGGAGAATTATCTACGTCATCGACGGAAACTGCTCTTTCTCAAGCGTTATGGAAATTACGAAATCCCGATTG GAATAAATCTCTACGAGGTTTAGCCGATATAATAGAACTTTGTGAATATTTAGGACCGGAATCGATACGACCCCACATGACCATCATCAATCAGAGGTTAACGGAATTGATCAAAAGTCCGAGATCCCATGTCAGTAGATCGTCTTGTCAAGCTGTCggacatatattcaaatatataaaagacACTCGAGGACCC gAATTTAACGAATTAATAGACACGCTTCTCTGCAAATGCGCAGATTCCAGCAAATTTATCCGTCACGACGCGAATTCCGCTCTCGATTGTATGGTTATACATATACCGACGTTTCACGCGATTCGAGCGCTGTGCGCTAAAGGACCCGAACATAAAAATCCCCTAGTTCGTACTGCTACGGCGAGATTGATCGTATGCGCAACCATTCTAGCGCAACCGCAAAATATACTCCATCCGCAAAGCAACGAATACACTAGGAGGCGAATCATTTTGTCTATGGTGGGGTTTCTGGACGATAGACATTCGGAAGTTAG aaagTATGGCGAGAGGTTGTACAAGATATTGAGTAAAGATCGAATATTTGATTTCTATCTTAACAAATACCTAGAGAGAGATGTCGTATTCAAGAtgaaaaagataattaaaatgaactaa
- the LOC130444631 gene encoding ferritin subunit — MKYATIIVFFACIAGLSAIQLKCAHQDLDIPKEWIDMNNVCVNRMRQQIEDELKASMQYLAMGAHFSRDTVNRPGFADLFFKAASEEREHAIKLISYLLMRGELTSSVSDLIKRNLSPPITSWDSGVSALKDALKLEATVTKKIRDVIRVCEDATNYNDYHLVDYLTGDFLEEQYHGQRDIAGKVSNLEKLMASHGKLGEWLFDKKLQGLDIV; from the exons ATGAAGTACGCTACAATCATCGTATTTTTCGCATGTATCGCGGGACTTTCCGCTATCCAGTTAAAAT GCGCCCATCAAGATCTGGATATTCCTAAAGAATGGATAGACATGAACAACGTTTGCGTAAACAGAATGAGACAACAAATCGAAGATGAACTTAAAGCTTCGATGCAATATTTGGCTATGGGAGCTCACTTTTCTCGAGATACAGTCAATCGACCAGGTTTTGCTGATTTATTCTTCAAAGCTGCCAGCGAGGAAAGGGAACACGCCATCAAATTAATCTCCTATTTGCTCATGAGGGGAGAATTAACCTCTTCAGTCAGTGATCTCATCAAAAGGAAT cTATCCCCACCCATCACTTCATGGGATAGTGGAGTAAGTGCTTTGAAAGATGCCCTTAAATTAGAAGCCACGGTTACTAAAAAAATCAGAGACGTCATTAGAGTATGCGAAGATGCAACCAACTACAACGATTACCAT cTCGTTGATTACTTAACTGGCGATTTCCTCGAAGAACAATACCACGGACAAAGAGATATTGCAGGAAAAGTGTCCAATTTGGAGAAATTGATGGCGAGTCATGGAAAACTTGGAGAATGGCTGTTCGATAAGAAGCTCCAAGGTTTAGATATTGTTTAA
- the LOC130444629 gene encoding GPN-loop GTPase 3 has translation MRYAQLVIGPAGCGKSTYCSALAQHGVDIKRNIEVVNLDPAAEYFNYTPIADIRELINVQDTMEDEELHFGPNGGLVFCIEYLLENSDWLHDKLGDLEDDYILFDCPGQIELYTHLTAMKNLVKQLQDWNFNVCSVFLVDVQYITDGTKFISGTMAALSVMVNLELPHINLLSKMDLLSKGAKKRLDRFLEPDSHFILGDIESCGYSAFNTKHRKLTEAIGKLIEDYSLVRFIPLNLKSLESIGDVLLTIDNVIQFGEDQDVKTKDFEEVEPDDEDT, from the exons ATGAGATACGCTCAGTTAGTAATAGGTCCAGCTGGATGTGGTAAATCTACATATTGCAGTGCATTAGCTCAACACGGTGttgatattaaaagaaatatcgAAGTCGTAAATTTAGATCCGGCAGcagaatattttaattacaCACCCATAGCCGATATCAGAGAACTGATTAACGTTCAAGATACCATGGAAGATGAAGAATTACATTTCGGACCAAACGGAGGTCTGGTATTTTGCATCGAATATCTTTTAGAAAATTCCGATTGGCTACACGATAAATTAG GTGATTTAGAGGacgattatattttatttgattgtcCTGGGCAAATAGAATTGTATACTCATCTCACGGCGATGAAGAATCTAGTAAAACAGTTACAAGATTGGAATTTCAATGTTTGTTCAGTGTTTTTAGTTGATGTACAGTATATTACAGACGGTACTAAGTTTATATCAGGTACTATGGCGGCGTTGAGTGTTATGGTGAATTTGGAATTGCCTCACATAAATCTACTATCGAAAATGGATCTGTTAAGTAAAGGGGCCAAAAAGAGACTAGATAGATTTTTAGAACCTGATTCGCATTTTATATTAGGCGATATTGAATCTTGTGGTTATTCGGCATTCAATACCAAACATCGCAAGTTAACTGAAGCTATTGGGAAACTTATTGAAGATTATTCTTTAGTTAGATTTATACCTTTGAATTTAAAATCTTTAGAAAGTATTGGAGATGTGCTATTGACCATTGATAATGTGATACAATTCGGTGAAGATCAAGATGTTAAAACAAAAGATTTTGAGGAAGTTGAGCCCGACGACGAGGATACGTGA
- the LOC130444630 gene encoding ferritin light chain, oocyte isoform — translation MPGIMKAFIVFSVFYVAAFAVEDFCFQDAVTACNPTAAKYVEKLNCTAKYGAIDGLETGIQKFTNHHIIRSFEYLLLSTNFATYERNRKGFEKLFRDLSDNKWHEGIELIKYITSRGGEHNFNVISSEVKGEEIEPVSFDLRELTAIAKALDTEKKFANEAHALHREATRNNRQFHDPEISDYIEHEFAHKEKDLIRKLAGYSSDLTKLLSGPDHSLALFMFDEYLQKQ, via the exons ATGCCAG GGATCATGAAGGCcttcattgttttttctgttttttacgTCGCTGCTTTCGCCGTCGAGGACTTCTGTTTCCAAGACGCAGTTACGGCTTGTAATCCCACAGCCGCCAAAt ATgtggaaaaattaaattgtacCGCCAAATATGGAGCGATCGACGGATTAGAAACAGGAATTCAAAAATTCACGAACCACCACATAATCAGATCGTTCGAATATCTCCTTCTATCGACGAATTTCGCGACGTACGAGAGGAATAGGAAAGGTTTCGAAAAACTTTTCCGCGATTTGTCGGATAATAAATGGCACGAGGGAATCGAGCTTATCAAGTACATCACGTCGCGAGGCGGAGAACACAATTTCAACGTTATATCTAGTGAAGTGAAAGGAGAAGAAATCGAACCCGTTAGTTTCGATCTTCGCGAATTAACGGCTATAGCTAAAGCTTTGGATACGGAGAAGAAGTTTGCTAACGAAGCTCACGCTCTTCACCGAGAAGCTACCAGGAACAACAGACAATTCCACGATCCGGAAATTTCCGATTATATCGAACACGAATTCGCGCACAAAGAGAAGGATTTGATAAGGAAACTCGCCGGTTATTCGAGCGATTTAACCAAATTGCTTAGTGGACCTGATCATTCTTTGGCTTTGTTCATGTTCgatgaatatttacaaaaacaataa
- the LOC130444628 gene encoding uncharacterized protein LOC130444628, translated as MGTCEEFYSTNSPPNDYEEKQKLLREFCELHIKNKQYIVLITSGGTTVPLEHNTVRFVDNFSGGVRGAASAEYFLKSGYAVIFLHRLKSLEPFTRHFSGQKFLEMLDLDEKQSSIKVKSTFVDTVAPILRSYKAAQEGGKILYINFTTLSEYFWLLRAACESLYDFGPHALLYLAAAVSDFFVPPNEMATHKIQSGSGPPKIQLQLVPKLLAPIVNNWVPNAFIVSFKLETDENILISKSRGALNKYKHNLVIGNMLQTRRTRVIFVSPDNQEEVKLSREQIIDGIEIEKKIVHKVVTEHCKFIQKQS; from the exons atgggGACTTGTGAAgaattttattcaacaaattcaCCACCGAACgattatgaagaaaaacaaaagcTTCTTAGAGAGTTTTGTGAACTTcatatcaaaaacaaacaatatattGTTCTGATAACG TCTGGAGGTACTACTGTGCCATTAGAGCATAACACCGTGAGATTTGTGGATAATTTTAGCGGTGGGGTTAGAGGAGCTGCTTCggctgaatattttttaaaatctggtTATGCTGTTATATTTTTACACAGATTAAAATCGTTGGAGCCGTTTACTAGACATTTTAGTGGACAAAAATTTCTGGAAATGTTAGATttagatgaaaaacaatcatCAATAAAAG tgaAATCTACGTTTGTTGATACTGTAGCTCCAATTCTTCGTAGTTATAAAGCCGCCCAAGAAGGcggtaaaattttatatatcaacTTTACAACTTTATCAGAGTATTTTTGGTTATTGCGAGCAGCTTGTGAAAGTTTATATGATTTTGGTCCTCATGCTTTACTTTACCTAGCAGCGGCCGTTTCCGATTTTTTTGTGCCCCCAAATGAAATG GCTACTCATAAAATTCAGTCCGGTAGTGGTCCACCAAAAATACAATTGCAATTAGTACCGAAGTTGCTTGCTCCTATTGTAAATAATTGGGTGCCGAACGCCTTTATTGTGTCGTTTAAGTTGGAAACTGACGAAAATATACTGATTTCCAAGTCAAGAGGggctttaaataaatataaacataac tTGGTTATTGGGAATATGCTACAAACTAGACGTACACGAGTGATATTTGTGTCGCCGGATAACCAAGAAGAAGTAAAATTGAGTCGGGAGCAAATAATCGACGGTATTGAAATAGAGAAAAAGATAGTCCACAAAGTTGTAACAGAACAttgtaaatttatacaaaaacaatcGTAA